Proteins encoded in a region of the Polyodon spathula isolate WHYD16114869_AA unplaced genomic scaffold, ASM1765450v1 scaffolds_766, whole genome shotgun sequence genome:
- the nf1a gene encoding neurofibromin isoform X11 — translation MAAHKPVEWVQAVISRFDEQLPIKAGQQTTHTRVSTEHNKECLINISKYKFSLVISGLTNILKNVNNMRIFGEAAEKNLYLSQLIILDTLEKCLAGQPKDCMRLDETMLVKQLLPEICHFIHMYREGNQHAAELRSSASGVLFSLSCNNFNAVFSRISTRLQELTVCLEDNVDIHDIELMQYINVDCAKLKRLLQETVFKFKALKKPAQLGVINSLEKAFWNWVENYPDEFTMLYQRPQTDMADCAEKLFDLVDSFAESAKRKAAVWPLQIILLILCPVIIQEISKEVVEDSKLNKKLFLDNVRKALAGHGVSKQLTESAAIACVKLCKASTYINWEDNSVIFLLVQSMVVDLKALLFNPAKTFSRGTGSQSADMDLMIDCFVSCFRINPHNNQHFKVCLAPSSPPTFHFVLVNSLHRIITNSALDWWPKIDAVYCYSGELRGMFSETLSRVMQGCSAHAPLRMTPSLTFKITSLKFKEKTTDLDTRSYKYLLLAVVKLIHADPKLLLHNPGKPGHEIQSSTAELITGLVQLVPLPNMSEIAQEAMEALLVLHQPENIELWNPDAPIETFWDISSQVLFFICKKLIGHQMLNSTEILKWLREILICRNMFLLKNKESATLGSGIPICRQAQTKLEVSLYAFLWSPDIEAVLVAMSCFRHLCEEADIRCGVDEVSVQSILPNYNTFIEFASVSNVMSTGRAALQKRVMALLRRIEHPTAGNTEAWEDTYAKWDQATKLILNYPKTRIEDGQVTESLHKTIVKRRMSHVSGGGSIDLSDTDSLQEWINMTGFLCALGGVCLQHRSNPGPATYSPPMGPVNERKGSMISMVSTEGSAETPLSKFLDRLLSLMVCNLEKVGLQIRTNIKDLVGLELSPALYPMLFNKLKNSISRFFDAQGPVPINDTNTQFVEQTIAIMKNLLDNHTEGSSEHLGQASIETMMLNLVRYVRILGNMVHAIQIKTRLCQLVEVMMERRDDLSFCQEMKFRNKMVEYLTDWVMGISNQAADDDVKCLTRDLDQASMEAVVSLLAGLPLQPEEGDGVELMEAKSQLFLKYFTLFMNLLNDCSEVEDDGQQTGGRKRGMSRRLASLRHCTVLAMSNLLNANVDSGLMHSIGLGYHKDLQTRATFMEVLTKILQQGTEFDTLAETVLADRFERLVELVTMMGDQGELPIAMALANVVPCSQWDELARVLVTLFDSRHLLYQLLWNMFSKEVELADSMQTLFRGNSLASKIMTFCFKVYGATYLQKLLEPLLRAVITTLEWQHVSFEVDPTRLEPTESLEENQRDLLQMTEQFFHAILSSSCDFPPQLRSVCHCLYQATCHSLLNKATVKEKKENKKSVSKYCTSYRGWTNKIDCLTCHTTVNWSSREGIQDCYCD, via the exons CTTCCAATCAAAGCAGGACAGCAGACTACCCACACCAGAGTCAGCACAGAGCACAACAAGGAATGCCTCATCAACATCTCCAAGTATAAGTTTTCCCTCGTCATAAGCGGCCTCACTAACATCTTGAAAAATGTGAACAACATG cGGATATTTGGGGAAGCAGCAGAGAAGAACTTGTACCTGTCCCAGCTCATCATACTGGACACACTGGAGAAATGTCTGGCAGGG CAACCCAAGGACTGCATGAGGCTGGACGAGACCATGCTGGTGAAGCAGCTGCTGCCAGAGATTTGCCACTTCATCCACATGTACCGGGAAGGGAACCAGCACGCTGCGGAGCTCCGGAGCTCGGCTTCCGGGGTCCTCTTCTCTCTCAGCTGCAATAACTTCAACGCTGTCTTCAGCAGGATCTCCACGAG GTTGCAGGAGCTTACGGTGTGCCTGGAAGACAATGTGGACATCCACGATATTGAGCTCATGCAGTACATCAACGTGGACTGTGCCAAACTCAAAAGGCTTCTGCAAG AGACCGTGTTCAAATTTAAAGCCCTGAAGAAGCCGGCCCAGCTGGGTGTAATCAACAGCCTCGAAAAG GCGTTTTGGAACTGGGTGGAAAACTATCCAGATGAGTTTACGATGCTGTATCAGCGGCCTCAGACTGACATGGCAG ACTGCGCAGAGAAGCTCTTCGACCTGGTGGACAGTTTTGCGGAGAGTGCAAAGCGGAAAGCGGCCGTGTGGCCCCTGCAGATCATCCTGCTCATCCTCTGCCCCGTGATCATCCAGGAGATCTCCAAGGAGGTGGTGGAGGACAGCAAGCTGAACAAG AAACTGTTTTTGGACAACGTGCGGAAAGCCCTGGCGGGGCATGGCGTCAGTAAGCAGCTGACAGAGAGCGCTGCGATCGCCTGCGTGAAACTCTGCAAGGCCTCCACCTACATCAACTGGGAGGACAACTCCGTCATCTTCCTCCTGGTGCAGTCCATGGTCGTAGACCTCAAG GCTTTACTCTTCAACCCCGCCAAGACGTTCTCCAGAGGAACCGGCAGTCAGAGTGCAGACATGGACCTCATGATTGACTGCTTCGTGTCTTGCTTCCGAATAAACCCGCACAACAACCAGCATTTCAAG GTCTGTTTGGCACCATCCTCCCCGCCCACCTTCCATTTTGTGCTGGTGAACTCTCTCCACCGAATCATTACCAAT TCGGCTCTGGATTGGTGGCCCAAGATCGATGCGGTGTACTGCTACTCGGGGGAGCTGCGGGGCATGTTCTCGGAGACGCTGAGCCGAGTGATGCAGGGCTGCAGCGCACACGCTCCCTTACGCATGACGCCG AGTCTCACGTTTAAAATTACCAGccttaaatttaaagaaaaaacaacagatttGGATACCAGAAGTTATAAGTATTTGCTGTTGGCTGTTGTGAAATTAATCCATGCAGACCCTAAACTGCTGCTGCAC AATCCTGGAAAGCCAGGCCACGAAATCCAGAGCAGCACTGCAGAGTTAATCACAGGGCTGGTACAGCTGGTCCCATTGCCCAACATGTCTGAGATTGCCCAGGAAGCTATGGAG GCTTTATTGGTTCTGCATCAACCAGAAAACATTGAACTGTGGAATCCAGATGCACCAATAGAAACCTTTTGGGATATAAG CTCCCAGGTTCTCTTTTTTATCTGCAAGAAACTAATCGGTCACCAGATGCTGAACAGCACAGAGATTCTGAAGTGGCTGAGAGAGATTCTGATCTGCAGGAATATGTTTCTGCTCAAGAACAAG GAAAGCGCTACCCTGGGCAGTGGGATCCCTATCTGTCGCCAGGCTCAGACCAAGCTGGAGGTGTCTCTCTACGCCTTCCTGTGGAGCCCGGACATTGAGGCCGTCCTGGTGGCCATGTCCTGTTTCAGGCACCTCTGTGAAGAGGCGGATATCAGGTGTGGGGTGGATGAAGTGTCCGTCCAAAGCATCCTCCCCAATTACAACACCTTCATAGAGTTCGCATCGGTCAGCAACGTGATGTCAACAG GTCGGGCAGCTTTGCAGAAGAGAGTCATGGCACTGCTCAGGAGAATAGAGCACCCCACTGCAGGGAATACTGAG GCCTGGGAAGATACATATGCAAAATGGGACCAGGCCACCAAATTAATTCTTAACTATCCAAAAACTAGAATTGAGGACGGACAG GTTACAGAAAGTCTCCATAAGACAATTGTTAAGCGGCGAATGTCACATGTAAGTGGGGGTGGCTCTATAGACTTGTCTGACACGGACTCCTTGCAGGAATGGATCAACATGACGGGATTCCTGTGCGCCCTCGGGGGCGTGTGCCTTCAGCACCGCAGCAACCCCGGGCCAGCCACTTACAGCCCTCCCATGGGCCCTGTCAATGAACGCAAAGGCTCCATGATCTCCATGGTCTCCACTGAGGGCAGCGCGGAGACGCCCCTCAGCAAGTTTCTGGACCGCTTGCTCTCACTCATGGTGTGCAACCTGGAGAAAGTGGGCCTGCAGATCAGGACCAATATCAAAGACCTGGTGGGGCTGGAGCTGAGCCCAGCGCTCTACCCCATGCTGTTTAACAAGCTGAAGAACAGCATCAGCCGCTTCTTTGACGCACAAGGGCCG GTTCCAATCAATGACACTAATACGCAGTTTGTGGAGCAGACGATTGCTATAATGAAGAACCTGCTGGATAACCACACTGAAGGGAGCTCTGAGCACTTGGGCCAGGCCAGCATCGAGACCATGATGCTCAACTTAGTCAG GTATGTCCGCATTTTGGGAAACATGGTGCACGCAATCCAGATCAAAACCAGGCTGTGCCAACTGGTTGAAGTGATGATGGAAAGACGGGACGACCTGTCGTTTTGTCAGGAGATGAAATTTAG GAACAAAATGGTGGAGTACCTAACTGATTGGGTTATGGGAATTTCCAACCAGGCGGCGGATGACGACGTGAAGTGTTTGACAAG AGACCTGGATCAGGCCAGCATGGAGGCGGTCGTGTCACTGCTCGCAGGATTACCCCTCCAGCCAGAAGAGGGAGACGGTGTGGAACTGATGGAGGCCAAGTCGCAGCTCTTCCTGAA ATACTTCACTCTGTTCATGAACCTGCTGAATGACTGCAGCGAGGTGGAGGATGATGGGCAGCAGACAGGGGGGCGGAAGCGCGGGATGTCCCGGAGGCTGGCCTCGCTGCGGCACTGCACTGTCCTGGCCATGTCCAACCTCCTCAACGCCAACGTGGACAGCGGCCTGATGCACTCCATAG GGTTGGGCTATCATAAAGACCTGCAGACTCGAGCCACCTTCATGGAGGTGCTGACCAAGATCCTGCAGCAGGGCACGGAGTTCGACACGCTGGCAGAGACGGTGCTGGCTGACCGCTTCGAGAGGCTGGTCGAGCTGGTCACCATGATGGGAGACCAGGGGGAGCTGCCCATTGCCATGGCTTTGGCCAATGTGGTGCCTTGTTCACAGTGG GATGAGCTGGCCCGGGTGCTGGTGACTCTGTTCGATTCCCGGCACCTCCTGTATCAGCTGCTGTGGAACATGTTTTCCAAAGAGGTGGAGCTGGCAGACTCTATGCAGACGCTGTTCAGAGGAAACAGCCTAGCAAGTAAAATAATGACCTTTTGTTTTAAG GTTTATGGTGCTACCTACCTGCAGAAGCTGCTGGAGCCTTTGCTAAGAGCAGTGATCACCACCCTGGAGTGGCAGCATGTCAGCTTCGAGGTCGACCCCACCAG GCTTGAACCCACGGAGAGTCTGGAGGAGAACCAGCGCGACTTGCTGCAGATGACGGAGCAATTCTTCCACGCAATCCTCAGCTCCTCCTGCGACTTCCCTCCCCAGCTGCGCAGCGTGTGCCACTGCTTGTACCAG GCAACTTGCCACTCTCTACTGAATAAAGctactgttaaagaaaaaaaggaaaacaaaaaatca GTTTCAAAATACTGTACGAGTTACAGGGGTTGGACAAACAAAATAGACTGCCTTACCTGCCATACTACTGTCAACTGGAGCTCCAGGGAGGGGATACAAGACTGTTATTGCGATTAA